From Citricoccus sp. SGAir0253, a single genomic window includes:
- the cysK gene encoding cysteine synthase A, which produces MATMLNNITEAVGNTPLVMLNRLTEGLPGKVAVKLEFYNPANSVKDRIGRSIVDAAEASGQLRPGGTIVEGTSGNTGIALAMVGAARGYKVVLTMPETMSNERRVMLRAFGAEIVLTPGADGMRGALEKAQQIVAESNNAVWARQFANEANVQAHYSTTGPEIWDATDGQVDVFVAGVGTGGTVTGAGRYLRERKPGVKMVAVEPADSPILSGGKPGPHKIQGLGANFIPEILDREIYSEVYAASLEESVATARALGTEEGILGGISSGAIVAAAIEQAKREENRDKLIVAIVCDFGERYISTVLYEDIRG; this is translated from the coding sequence ATGGCCACGATGCTCAACAACATCACCGAAGCCGTCGGCAACACCCCCCTGGTCATGCTGAACCGGCTGACCGAGGGCCTGCCCGGCAAGGTCGCCGTCAAGCTCGAGTTCTACAACCCGGCCAACTCCGTCAAGGACCGCATCGGCCGCTCCATCGTGGACGCCGCCGAGGCCTCCGGCCAGCTGCGTCCCGGCGGCACGATCGTGGAGGGCACCTCCGGCAACACCGGCATCGCCCTGGCCATGGTCGGCGCGGCCCGCGGCTACAAGGTGGTCCTGACCATGCCGGAGACGATGTCCAACGAGCGCCGCGTCATGCTGCGCGCCTTCGGCGCCGAGATCGTGCTGACCCCCGGCGCCGACGGCATGCGCGGGGCCCTGGAGAAGGCCCAGCAGATCGTCGCCGAGTCGAACAACGCCGTGTGGGCCCGCCAGTTCGCCAACGAGGCCAACGTGCAGGCGCACTACTCCACCACCGGGCCGGAGATCTGGGACGCCACGGACGGCCAGGTGGACGTCTTCGTCGCGGGCGTGGGCACGGGCGGCACCGTGACGGGCGCCGGCCGCTACCTGCGCGAGCGCAAGCCCGGGGTGAAGATGGTCGCGGTGGAGCCGGCCGACTCGCCCATCCTCTCGGGCGGCAAGCCCGGCCCGCACAAGATCCAGGGCCTGGGCGCCAACTTCATCCCCGAGATCCTGGACCGAGAGATCTACTCCGAGGTGTACGCCGCGAGCCTCGAGGAGTCGGTGGCCACCGCGCGCGCCCTCGGCACCGAGGAGGGCATCCTCGGCGGCATCTCCTCCGGGGCGATCGTGGCCGCGGCGATCGAGCAGGCCAAGCGCGAGGAGAACCGGGACAAGCTGATCGTCGCCATCGTGTGCGACTTCGGCGAGCGCTACATCTCCACCGTGCTCTACGAGGACATCCGCGGCTGA
- a CDS encoding YaaA family protein, with translation MLILLPPSEGKTAPAAGAPLDLGSLVLPALAGERATVMGILAAVSAAPDAPAVLGISERLRADIEANTVLDSAPAAPAHRVFTGVLFDALDYASLPETARRRAREDVLVFSGLFGVLSLGDRIPHHRLSVGATLPGTGRMSSWWKPRLTPLLDARAEHAGVVVDCRSGGYAAQWRAPADRTVTVDVFQVREGRRTVVSHFAKHTRGLVARQLLLAGPRAVHSPAAAAEVVAAAGAAAGPHDWTVDLLPAAGSKPGRLEVTLPEQHSTV, from the coding sequence GTGCTGATCCTGTTGCCGCCCTCCGAGGGCAAGACCGCTCCCGCCGCCGGCGCCCCGCTGGACCTCGGCTCGCTCGTGCTGCCGGCCCTCGCCGGCGAGCGCGCCACGGTGATGGGCATCCTCGCCGCCGTCTCCGCGGCGCCGGACGCCCCGGCCGTCCTGGGCATCAGCGAGCGGCTGCGCGCGGACATCGAGGCCAACACGGTCCTGGACTCCGCCCCGGCGGCGCCCGCCCACCGCGTGTTCACCGGCGTGCTCTTCGACGCCCTGGACTACGCCTCCCTGCCCGAGACCGCCCGCCGCCGGGCGCGCGAGGACGTGCTCGTGTTCTCCGGCCTGTTCGGCGTGCTGTCCCTGGGCGACCGGATCCCGCACCACCGCCTCTCCGTGGGGGCCACCCTGCCGGGCACCGGCCGCATGTCCTCGTGGTGGAAGCCCCGGCTCACGCCGCTGCTCGATGCCCGGGCCGAGCACGCCGGGGTGGTCGTCGACTGCCGCTCCGGGGGCTACGCGGCCCAGTGGAGGGCCCCGGCGGACCGCACGGTGACCGTGGACGTCTTCCAGGTCCGCGAGGGCCGGCGCACGGTGGTGTCCCACTTCGCCAAGCACACCCGCGGGCTGGTGGCCCGGCAGCTGCTGCTGGCCGGTCCGCGCGCGGTGCACTCCCCCGCGGCGGCGGCCGAGGTGGTGGCCGCGGCCGGCGCGGCCGCCGGCCCGCACGACTGGACCGTGGACCTGCTCCCCGCGGCCGGCTCGAAGCCGGGCCGGCTCGAGGTCACGCTGCCGGAGCAGCACTCCACCGTCTGA
- a CDS encoding Nif3-like dinuclear metal center hexameric protein codes for MSASTPARPDPDRRRADAPRTPTLAEVLAAFEELWPASLAESWDATGLVAGRPDAPVRRIHLAVDPVQDVADEAVAAGAQLLITHHPLLLRGVHSVAATGFKGRVVHTLIEGGCALLTAHTNADSAVGGVSDVIADVLGLRDTRPLAPAADGLPEEGIGRVGTLGKAMTLGDFAARVFGAMPAVAGGVRVAGDRDGLVRTVAVCGGAGDGLFDRVRASGADVYVTADLRHHPASEAREAARHAGGRPYLVEVSHFGSEWLWLPAAAEALDSLLTDRGLAVEIAVSGLNTDPWDFVLTPGA; via the coding sequence ATGAGTGCCTCCACGCCCGCCCGCCCGGACCCGGACCGCCGCCGCGCCGACGCCCCGCGCACCCCGACCCTGGCCGAGGTGCTGGCGGCCTTCGAGGAGCTGTGGCCGGCCTCGCTGGCCGAGTCCTGGGACGCCACGGGGCTCGTGGCCGGCCGCCCGGACGCCCCCGTGCGCCGCATCCACCTCGCGGTGGACCCGGTCCAGGACGTGGCGGACGAGGCCGTGGCCGCCGGCGCCCAGCTGCTCATCACCCACCACCCGCTGCTGCTGCGCGGGGTGCACTCCGTGGCCGCCACCGGCTTCAAGGGCCGCGTGGTCCACACCCTGATCGAGGGCGGCTGCGCGCTGCTGACCGCCCACACGAACGCGGACTCCGCCGTGGGCGGGGTCTCGGACGTCATCGCCGACGTCCTCGGACTGCGGGACACCCGGCCGCTGGCCCCCGCCGCGGACGGGCTGCCGGAGGAGGGCATCGGGCGGGTGGGCACCCTGGGGAAGGCGATGACGCTCGGCGACTTCGCCGCCCGCGTCTTCGGCGCCATGCCGGCGGTGGCCGGCGGCGTCCGGGTGGCCGGGGACCGGGACGGGCTGGTGCGGACCGTGGCCGTGTGCGGCGGGGCCGGGGACGGCCTGTTCGACCGGGTGCGGGCCTCCGGGGCGGACGTGTACGTCACCGCGGACCTGCGCCACCACCCGGCCTCCGAGGCCCGCGAGGCCGCTCGGCACGCCGGGGGCCGGCCCTACCTCGTGGAGGTCTCCCACTTCGGCAGCGAGTGGCTGTGGCTGCCCGCGGCCGCCGAGGCCCTGGACTCCCTGCTGACGGACCGCGGCCTCGCCGTGGAGATCGCCGTCAGCGGGCTGAACACCGATCCCTGGGACTTCGTCCTGACCCCCGGCGCCTGA
- a CDS encoding zinc ribbon domain-containing protein: protein MTPATGPTPTGPAAGGDAAAVPPATTADPADQRRLLDLQALDTALDQARSRMQQLRQDPRYRELQQAVADRQAEADAAAVALEQARAAVTAADAEVAGVRSHRERNQRRLDAGEGSARDLERMMHELATLAELQDRHEEAELEAMDAAEQAEAADATAREGLAAAQRSARERAAELKAEADEVSARGQDLTARRAALAATLPPGLLARYERVRARAGGIGAARLVGNHSEASGMPISPADLEAIRRAPADTLVYCPDSGAILVRGDDA, encoded by the coding sequence GTGACCCCTGCCACCGGCCCCACCCCCACCGGTCCCGCCGCCGGCGGCGACGCCGCCGCGGTTCCCCCGGCCACCACGGCCGATCCCGCCGACCAGCGGCGGCTGCTGGACCTGCAGGCCCTCGACACGGCCCTGGACCAGGCGCGCTCGCGCATGCAGCAGCTGCGCCAGGACCCCCGGTACCGCGAGCTGCAGCAGGCGGTCGCCGACCGGCAGGCCGAGGCCGACGCCGCCGCCGTCGCCCTCGAGCAGGCCCGCGCCGCGGTGACGGCCGCGGACGCCGAGGTGGCCGGGGTCCGGTCCCACCGGGAGCGCAACCAGCGCCGCCTCGATGCCGGCGAGGGCTCGGCCCGGGACCTCGAGCGGATGATGCACGAGCTCGCCACACTCGCCGAGCTGCAGGACCGCCACGAGGAGGCGGAGCTGGAGGCCATGGACGCCGCCGAGCAGGCCGAGGCCGCCGACGCCACGGCGCGCGAGGGGCTCGCCGCGGCCCAGCGGTCCGCCCGGGAGCGAGCCGCCGAGCTCAAGGCCGAGGCCGACGAGGTCTCCGCCCGGGGCCAGGACCTCACGGCCCGGCGCGCCGCGCTGGCCGCCACCCTGCCGCCCGGGCTCCTCGCGCGCTACGAGCGGGTCCGGGCCCGGGCCGGCGGGATCGGCGCCGCCCGGCTCGTGGGCAACCACTCGGAGGCCTCGGGCATGCCGATCAGCCCCGCCGACCTCGAGGCGATCCGGCGGGCGCCGGCCGATACGCTGGTGTACTGCCCGGACTCAGGAGCCATCCTCGTCCGCGGCGACGACGCCTAG
- the msrA gene encoding peptide-methionine (S)-S-oxide reductase MsrA: MTVAGGCFWCLDAVYRRIRGVTAVESGYTGSDWPDPTYETVCSGATGHAEAVRVAFDESVVGADLILDLFFTGHDPTTLNRQGYDVGTQYRSALFAADERDERLFRAAIERNQENWPDPIVTTIEPAGRWYPAEWYHQDFYTNRPDVGYCHVIITPKLAKVRQRYSAWLVEPSASPRLS, translated from the coding sequence CTGACCGTGGCCGGGGGCTGCTTCTGGTGCCTGGACGCCGTGTACCGGCGGATCCGCGGCGTCACGGCCGTGGAGTCCGGCTACACCGGCAGCGACTGGCCGGACCCCACCTACGAGACGGTGTGCTCGGGCGCCACGGGGCACGCCGAGGCGGTGCGCGTGGCCTTCGACGAGTCCGTGGTGGGCGCGGACCTGATCCTCGACCTCTTCTTCACCGGGCACGACCCGACGACCCTGAACCGCCAGGGCTACGACGTGGGCACCCAGTACCGCTCGGCGCTCTTCGCCGCGGACGAGCGGGACGAGCGCCTGTTCCGCGCGGCGATCGAGCGCAACCAGGAGAACTGGCCGGACCCGATCGTCACCACGATCGAGCCGGCCGGCCGCTGGTACCCCGCCGAGTGGTACCACCAGGACTTCTACACCAACCGGCCGGACGTCGGCTACTGTCACGTCATCATCACGCCCAAGCTGGCCAAGGTGAGGCAGCGTTACTCGGCGTGGCTGGTGGAGCCGTCCGCGTCCCCGCGCCTGTCATAG
- a CDS encoding glycine cleavage T C-terminal barrel domain-containing protein gives MHPNVPSVDQSGRTVPVNLRQTGPTPVQMLIDTRVRKSPYWHLSMEAGCWRASVYNRMYHPRGYVPPEDGGMMAEYDALVHHVTLWNVAVERQVRVRGPQAEAFVDFVITRDATRIPVMHARYVILCNEAGGILNDPVLLRVAEDEFWFSLSDSDLLFWLQGVNVGRRFDVDIREIDVCPVQVQGPRSVDLVADLFGPAVAELPPYGLLAGEVAGCEVIVSQTGFSGEKGYEVYLKDSTLHAETMWREILRAGEPHRLAVVAPAHHRRIAAGILSWGQDMDQETLPFQANLGYQVPRTKPGDYVGRAALEEARRLVEAGTPPFTHQLVGMRLGGRPIVDYAPDFWLIGAAADADPVGYVTSPWYSPELGHNIAMGHVPVALTAPGTPLWVHLPEEYAETPGTPVPAEVVRMPFRASVNPNQRERLSRRGLDAAD, from the coding sequence ATGCACCCCAACGTCCCGTCCGTGGACCAGTCCGGCCGCACCGTGCCGGTCAACCTGCGCCAGACCGGGCCCACCCCGGTCCAGATGCTGATCGACACGCGCGTGCGCAAGTCCCCCTACTGGCACCTGTCCATGGAGGCCGGCTGCTGGCGGGCCTCCGTCTACAACCGCATGTACCACCCGCGCGGCTACGTGCCCCCGGAGGACGGCGGCATGATGGCGGAGTACGACGCCCTGGTGCACCACGTGACCCTGTGGAACGTGGCCGTGGAGCGGCAGGTCCGCGTCCGGGGCCCGCAGGCCGAGGCCTTCGTGGACTTCGTCATCACCCGGGACGCCACCCGGATCCCCGTCATGCACGCCCGCTACGTGATCCTGTGCAACGAGGCCGGCGGCATCCTCAACGACCCGGTGCTGCTGCGCGTGGCCGAGGACGAGTTCTGGTTCAGCCTCTCGGACTCGGACCTGCTGTTCTGGCTGCAGGGGGTCAACGTGGGCCGCCGGTTCGACGTGGACATCCGGGAGATCGACGTCTGCCCCGTCCAGGTCCAGGGCCCGCGGTCCGTGGACCTGGTGGCCGACCTGTTCGGGCCCGCCGTCGCGGAGCTCCCCCCGTACGGGCTGCTCGCGGGCGAGGTCGCCGGCTGCGAGGTCATCGTGTCCCAGACCGGGTTCTCCGGGGAGAAGGGCTACGAGGTCTACCTCAAGGACTCCACCCTGCACGCCGAGACGATGTGGCGGGAGATCCTGCGGGCCGGCGAGCCGCACCGGCTGGCCGTCGTGGCCCCGGCCCACCACCGGCGGATCGCCGCCGGGATCCTGTCCTGGGGCCAGGACATGGACCAGGAGACGCTGCCGTTCCAGGCCAACCTCGGCTACCAGGTGCCGCGGACCAAGCCGGGCGACTACGTCGGCCGGGCCGCCCTCGAGGAGGCCCGGCGCCTCGTCGAGGCCGGCACGCCCCCCTTCACCCACCAGCTCGTCGGGATGCGCCTGGGCGGCCGGCCGATCGTGGACTACGCGCCGGACTTCTGGCTCATCGGCGCCGCGGCGGACGCGGACCCCGTCGGCTACGTCACCTCCCCGTGGTACTCCCCGGAGCTCGGCCACAACATCGCGATGGGCCACGTCCCGGTCGCGCTCACGGCCCCGGGGACGCCGCTGTGGGTCCACCTGCCGGAGGAGTACGCCGAGACGCCCGGCACGCCCGTGCCCGCCGAGGTGGTCCGGATGCCGTTCCGCGCCTCGGTCAACCCGAACCAGCGCGAGCGGCTGAGCCGGCGGGGGCTGGACGCGGCCGACTGA
- a CDS encoding reverse transcriptase-like protein, producing the protein MPVSERVLQVEADGGSRGNPGVAGYGALVRDPATGRVLDIDAAPLGRASNNVAEYSGLIAGLTMARDLDPAARVHVKMDSKLVVEQMSGRWKIKHADMQKLAGEARAILPPSRVTYEWIPRARNKDADLLSNEAMDAGAAGTSWVRSRSGIKVTGAVGGAETATAGPGGGVAAPGTAVPDGGAPAPALPADAAPAGAAGPAGVGTPRRVGRLHHVEIWVRDLAQARATLGWLFQELGYAVSGEWSEGTSYQGAGEYLVLESGPDVAGEGHDRLRPGLNHLAFHAGSRADVDALASAARERGFRLLFADRHPFAGGRSHYAAYLEAPGGFEVELVADPR; encoded by the coding sequence ATGCCCGTGTCCGAACGCGTCCTGCAGGTCGAGGCCGACGGCGGCTCCCGGGGCAATCCCGGCGTGGCCGGCTACGGGGCCCTGGTCCGCGACCCCGCCACGGGGCGGGTCCTGGACATCGACGCCGCGCCGCTGGGCCGGGCCTCCAACAACGTGGCCGAGTACTCGGGGCTCATCGCCGGGCTGACGATGGCCCGCGACCTGGACCCGGCGGCGCGCGTGCACGTGAAGATGGACTCCAAGCTCGTGGTCGAGCAGATGAGCGGGCGCTGGAAGATCAAGCACGCGGACATGCAGAAGCTCGCCGGGGAGGCCCGCGCCATCCTGCCGCCCTCCCGCGTCACCTACGAGTGGATCCCGCGGGCGCGGAACAAGGACGCGGACCTGCTCTCGAACGAGGCCATGGACGCCGGGGCCGCCGGCACCTCCTGGGTGCGCTCGCGGTCCGGGATCAAGGTCACCGGCGCCGTGGGCGGGGCGGAGACGGCGACCGCGGGCCCCGGCGGGGGAGTGGCGGCGCCGGGGACGGCGGTTCCCGACGGCGGCGCGCCCGCCCCGGCACTCCCGGCGGACGCCGCGCCGGCCGGCGCCGCAGGACCGGCCGGCGTCGGGACCCCCCGCCGGGTGGGCCGGCTGCACCACGTGGAGATCTGGGTGCGGGACCTGGCGCAGGCCCGCGCGACGCTGGGCTGGCTGTTCCAGGAGCTCGGCTACGCGGTCAGCGGCGAGTGGTCCGAGGGCACCAGCTACCAGGGCGCGGGGGAGTACCTCGTGCTGGAGTCGGGCCCGGACGTCGCCGGGGAGGGGCACGACCGGCTGCGCCCGGGGCTGAACCACCTGGCCTTCCACGCCGGCTCGCGGGCCGACGTCGACGCCCTCGCGTCCGCGGCGCGCGAGCGCGGCTTCCGCCTGCTCTTCGCCGACCGCCACCCCTTCGCCGGGGGGCGCAGCCACTACGCGGCCTACCTCGAGGCGCCGGGCGGCTTCGAGGTGGAGCTGGTCGCCGACCCGCGCTGA